The sequence below is a genomic window from Dromaius novaehollandiae isolate bDroNov1 chromosome 7, bDroNov1.hap1, whole genome shotgun sequence.
GAGCTCAGCAGATCTGAATCTGCAGCATGACTCCTGAAAGTATTCAGTGTGACAGGAAACAAACATGGCAGCAACCAGGGCTGAAGGATGTATGGGTATCGTTACTCTTTGGGGATCTTTCTGAACTTAATTCCTTCTGAGCTGACAGGGTAATATTTGTCCAGAGAATGCCTGCTACAGTAGCTTTAAGGCTTGTGGGCTCTCTGGTAGATTAACTCCTGTTGGACTGGGGCAGAACCCAAatgaagggaagcagctgaaggGGAATGTGCTCAGGAAAGCTCTGATTGCTGCTAGAAATGGGCTTCTTGCAAGATGTTAGTGCCAACCTGGGGCTGGCGCTTGGCCAGGACCTCACAGAACTGGGAATGTTAGCTGCAGCACACAGTGCCTCCTCCAAGGCGCCGTCCTTCACAGTGACCTTGTGAATCCTCCAAGGACTGTGCTAGCCTAACTTCTGACACAGAAAGGGCATAGAGACCTGAATGATGGCTAGTGTTGTAAAACTTGAAAACATAGTTTTAAAAGATCCCTGCAGCATTAAGTAAACGCAGTATGCTGTTGAAGTGTTTGAGAGATTTGTGGGGGCCACCTCTACACTGAATGGGTTGTAGAGTCCTTAACATAATGGGCCTTTCTTCTGGCTTCTGACCCAAGACCCTAGGGAAAATAGCTACTTCCCAGTGCTACTGAAGGTCAACATTAGTTCATATCTACAAACGGTGTGAGGTCTTGGCTAAACAAGAGAGTATAGTGTAGGCCCTGATCTTGAAATTTGAGCTATACGGTCCTCTGCAAAACCCCTCTGACTTAAATACCAAATGGGAGCAGAGAACTACACAGCACTGGGGCAGTCTTTCACTATGGAGAAATGAATAAGCAGCAAAAAGGTTTATTTTGATATCAAGAGCATTACAAGTGGTCATTGACAAAAATAATCATTATTGATAAAGATTGCAAAAATTGCTTTGCTCGGTCTTAAGTCATGTCCTCGTGTTACTGCTGCAGCTGTGAATTTAATGTGCAGCACCTGCATGACTAGAAAACCATGGATGTAAACTTGCCGGTTTATTCACAGGGAGGACTATTTATGAAAAGGACACTGACTTAACAGGGCTGCTCATCATGTAAAGTACACCCTATAGTGAATATAAGCACAGAGTTGGCCCCCATGGCCTCAGTTACAAGTGAGATCTTTTGGATTTTTGTGATCAtaaatagaatatatatttttttcttctaacatcCGAAATAATGTGTTCTTAAAAGACACTAAACTGATCTGAGACTGCAGATCGAAATTCATTTTGGCAATTTAGATACAGGTTTGCTCTGAGCTTGTTTACCCATTAGCTGCTCATCTCCACTGACTTCAGGGGAATTACTCCTGCCAGTAAAGCAAGGACAGGTTCCAAATCCCACCACTGTCAACAGGTGGTTTCTGACTCTACTGGGCTTTAGACCAAGGCTAAAAGCATTGCAAGAAATGGGAGTCTAACCTACTTAGGCTCTGAAATTCCTTAAGCATAATAAAGTACTAATGGCACTACTCAGTGAAGAGAAGTGTAGCTCAGGGAAGTGTTGTCTAGGAAATATCCACTGTTGGTTGGAAGGATCCAACTTTGGCAGTCGTGGAACCCCAATCAGTGAGTTGCCTGTACTCACCAGCTTCAGGAGGTATTGCTGTCCATGGAAGTGTGGCTTTTCATAGAAAATCCAGCTTCCTGCAAGGACATTACACAACTGGAAGTCGCTGTAGTGAAAATCTTCCTGGAGAGAAGAGCAGTCATCCATGAACTCCAACATCCTGCCTCCAAAGTCATTCTTGTCATAGATCTGTAGCCAactgtgcttctgaggctgtGAAGGCAAATCCAAACATGGATGCACAGGATGTCAGGTGTCTAGGTGACTACAGGTTGCTGAATGCCTCACTGATACTGGTAACACAGCAGTGAATAGCCACTAATATTTGGAGGAAAGTCAGTTTAGCAGGAGTAAATGTGACTAGGCCCTAATGCAGTGCAGCGGTAAGGTGAATCTTTTCTGCTCTCACCAGAGTGGTGCTCTAGTCACTTTGGAGGAGTTCCTGAAGGGCAGAAAGCAGAAGTCGTGACCAGCCAAGACCACCACACTTTGGCTATATCTATAGGTAAGCAGTGAAAGCCCAGTACAATATATGGATTGCCATTGCAGTCATGTGCCCTCAGTATTCCTGGATGTTGGTGTAATAATTGGATAAAGCTCTGGCTGGGGCAGAAGGGAGTTCTGTCTGACCCTATTTTTGTTGCACTGCTTTAAGTGggcaatttattttcttctgctgttcatcTACCCAGATGATAAGCTGTGCTTCagtgctgcctctgcctctgaagtatgcagcacaacaaagatCTGGTGTAGGAAAATACTGTCTGCCTTAGCCTCAGTGCTCAATACAGTTTTTGTACTAGTCTCTATCCAGCTGCTCAAGTGTATTATGCAGATACAGCATTGCAGTCTTCTCTTGTACAGGAACAATCTATTGCCCTTAAGTAACTTCATGCCACTTTTACTACTTCCACATTAGGAGGTTTACTTAACCCCAGTGGTATAGATACAGTGGTACAGCTGCTGTACATAAACACCTTactcatttaaataaaacttcagtGTCTGCATCTGTGGAGTCAAACTTTCTGAACCCGCAAAACTCTGGACACTTGTTCTGATCCTGGAAAGGACATAGACATGAAACTTTTTTTAGAAGCTTTTTACCCACCGTACTAATCCAGTCTACTTGCTCCTTCCTGGAGACTTCCCATCAGTCGTCTTGTCCAAGCTGATGTTCCCTGATCTGCAGCTTCTTTCTCTCTACCACTTGGAAGAGCATAAGATTCTCTGTGCTAGCTTTTAGCACTTGGACCCAGACCTGGCTTGGCTGAATGCAACCCAGAACTGCAAGTCAGAGGAAAACAGCTGCAGTGTCCTATGTAGATAGAATATATCTGGAATCTGGCTGTGATGAGCTATGAAGCTTCTACCAGACAGAGCACGTGTAGTCTGTATGTAAAGATTACAACATGGATGAATTTAGACAGGTTTTTCATGAACTTAAGAAGGACATGTTTCATCAATGCTGTTCCTGGGCCAAATTTCAAATCCTTTGCCTTATATGTGAGAGTACTGAAACCTTTCAAATCTCTGCAGCCTCTCCTCTCTTAGCAAAACTCTGCTGTTTTGGGGAGTGAGTCTTGGGGGGGAAGGAAACGTGACAGTTCTGTGCTGGGCTGAAATATTCAGGAAAACTCAACATGAGGCAGGTACCCTTTCCTTTGCAATGTTTCAGCTGAAACATACAGTGTCATCCCCACAATGGGATGCATCAGGTTGTGTCTGTAGTAGTGTAGTTACCAGCTTTGCCTGCCTCAAGAAATGAACACGAGACTGGGATACGGGAAATATGGTTTGGTTTCCAGCTCTGTACAAGATTTCCTTGTGTAAGTCATGTATAGCCAGAGTGGTGTCAGTAGGTTTGAAGTTCAGTGCTTATACATGTAAGTAACTCTTTTTACATGTGTGGTTATTTTTGGTGTGGGGGGTGATGTGGGGTGTTTTTgcttttgggggcagggggggaaaaCTGACCAGTTGTCTATTTGGCTGAGAATACCAATTGGCTTGTTTACCTCTCTGGGCATATAAGCCCTCTTAGGCTGTTAACTTCCTAACTTTCTGTGTAGAGGTCCCTGTAGAAGGTGTTATTTGTACCACTGCTGTCAAAATGGGATGCAGTGTTGTAAGCCTAATATAGGCAGTAACATCCATGGAGACAATATGGACAACTTACTGCTGCGATGATACAATACGACCCGATGGAGTCACTGAAGCCCATCCACTGCTGATAGTCAGGATATTCTCCCTTCCTCAGGAAGTACTGATGGCCTACATAACTGGGATGTTCATTGATCATCTAGCAGCTGTTTTCCACCTTGACAGAGTTGCAGCAGTTGAGATGAGCACACAGGTCTGGCTGACCTGTGGTGACTTCATAGGGGCAGCCCTCAAAGTTTTTGTCCTCGAAGGAAGTGatctgcaagaaaataaaaccaacccCAATCACATTGGAAAGGCTGTTTGGAAGTTGGCTTTGTTTTGCCTGGTGTACAGAGCAATCCAGGGACTGCTGGGGCAATGGGGACAGTTCAGCTAGGCCTGTAGACTAGTGAAGCCCTGGTGCCCATCTTCCATAGGATGAGCAGATTGTCACGGGTATCTTAATTTCTCTACTATTACAAACACCAGGAAGGTGTCTCTTTGGGACTTTGGGAAGGGGGGCAACCTTCACCATGATTTCATGCTGGAAAACTTCCAGCATATGCTGCCAGAAATACTTGATGTCCAGCAGCTGGTAGGCAAAGTGCAGCTTAAATTGCTCTCTGACCCAAAGCTGCATGGACAGCTGGCTTCTGCTGTGTAGTTGTTCAGCTCTGTGCCCTAGTGCCCTGCGCCCAGTCCTGGGGCTTTGCAAATATTCCGCAATGTAGCATGCGGACAAGGGAAGGAGTAATTCTCTTGCATCTGAACTCTGTGCCGAAGCTTTCAGCTCTTTTTAATGGTTGAAGGGGTGAAACAAGACCACTGTGGCCAACCTGAGTTAATCATTTAGCACTCCAGGTCCTACTGGACAGCATTACATCAACAGCAGTAAAATCAAGTAAAAATCAGTTACAGGTAGTTAAATTCAATGGCATTGTTGGATATCTACTACATTTATTCGGAATAGAGAAAATACCTCAACCTCATTTTGCTGTATGTCTTAGAAGCGTAAGAATTTATTAACTCTGATCTCTTTCAACAGCAGACAAACTCAAGGGAAAACTAgccagacagaaaaataaaaacaagtttaTTACATGTAAACGTTTCTACATTTGAAAGTTTCCGTGTATACTGAAGAGACTGTTTAGAAAACGAAGACCTACATAACAAAACAATTACTTGGGAGTTTCCTGTCTGTTAATTTGTTGGTATACCAACACACTGTGTTTGCAAACACACTTGCCAACAAGGAGCTGTACTTGCACTCGGCTGTTTCAGGGCTCTATTCACTCAGCTGTTGTTACCTTTGCCATTTTTGCCAAGTTTAGCTGCAAGACCTCAGTACGCAGAGGGAGTCAGCAGTCCTTTATATGGAATGTACAGTGCTGGATCCACAGGAATAAGATAAAAGGGGTTTTGCTCAATAAAaagaatgaatgttttttttccctccctcttcatTGTCGTTCTCTAAACAAAGACAATAACAGTAGTTTGTGGGTACCAAGTTTGTTACTGTTAATAAGCAGGGGATCCAAGTAAAGAGTAGACTGAGcaatttccattattttattgATAGGAACGTGTGCAAGAGAAAGTGCTGGTACTGCTGCAGCAGAGTTGTTTCATGTCACTTTATTTCTGATCTTTCTGTTCCCTGATTATATGAGATAAAGGCTTTTTAATGCATATAGATTCCCAGTGATGATACTATAAAACCATTCTGGCAGTACGGTAATAAAAACTGCCCTGGTTTTCAATGGTCTTCAGACCAGGCCTTGCTATCAATTTACTTTAACAGTAACAATGTGTGTGAGAGGTAGAAAATGACATAATCAAAAATATTGGGTAATGGATGTTTATATCCATCCAGATTTGACTGAAATTCTGTATTAGAAGTGCTTCGGATTTCACAGATAAGACTGTAGAAGTTCAAAGAAGGATACCACTTGTATGGTGGAGAAGTAACTTTTTATTCTGCAAAGTAAAAAGTTTCATTCAGGAGACAGATAAATTTTGGATCTCAGGGATGAGTTGTTGAGGCAAAATGTACAGTGTACTGATTTCTTTACTTGAAGAAACTTCAGTTGCAGTTGAATTTGCAACATTTCTTGTTAGGACTATGAAAATTCACCATATTTTTCCCTATCTGATCAATGCCAAAGATGCTCAAGATTATGTTCACTCTGGGTCCTCGTTTGGTGTGAGATGGTGTGATTCTTAGTCAATCCATATGTTGTTGTAGTTTTTAGAAGTCTGGATGTGAGACAGTCTCAAAGTCTAAGCTGTTCTGAGTTTATTGGAAGGGCAGGCTGAAGCTGATGTGTTCTGGAGCTATTTAGGTAGCTATTCTGCCTTGATCTTTATGTTCCTCTATCAGgaacttttttcccccagtttacATCCCATTTGAGTTAATGGGAGATGCCCGTGTGACATAACTTTTACTCTGGTTATAGCAGACCTTTCTGCCTTACTTTCAGTATTTTCCATTCAATCTAATAGTTTCATGGCCTATATACAAACCAATGTTAGAACAGTGGGGAAATGCTATCagatgggggtggggagagggggacaAAAAACCAGCAAAGGCTTTTTCAAAGTGTAAAAAGAAACGGCACAGGTTTTGGATTGGAGtgttaaatatttctgtaatggtGGTTCATTGTCCTCtcctgtgctccccttccctcccctcccttttccccctgcCTGCAAATGAcccttcttttctctcctgcttgtttcctttttctctccttttatacCCACCTTTGAATTACCCTTCACAAAATTATATGACATATGGTACTATATTTCCTGCTCATGCTGCGTGGAGCAATTGTGAATCTCTTTACTTGGCTGGTTTCTTGTTCGACCAAAACATCTACGCTTGTGCTTTCTTGCATGTCTTGCACTATGAGCCTTGTATAGTGATTTTATGAAGCTATAAAACTGCAGAGGCAGATCTTTAGCTGGCCTGTTCTTACACAGCTgcagctgtgcttctcaggtgtGTCATAAATGGTATCATTCCTTTTGTCAGTGTCTGTTGTAGAAGTGCTTGCCCAGCCAGGAAATTGTGCTcttaagagaagaaaatggattaaggGAAGGGTGTGAATTTTCAAGTCTAGCAGTCAGTCCTGAATACCTTCATGCTTTGTCTGGGacaaaaatactttcttcctGATTGTTAATGCAAAACAAATTCAGTTTGCTTACAAGATCAACTTCTATGCACGGGCCTGTGCTGGCATTTCTCAAAGACCTTTGACAGGCTCAGAAATgttatactattttttttcttctttagggGATTATGTTTGCTTTGTGAAGTCTTCTTGCCCTTTGGGTTCCTTTAAGATCCTTTATCACCTGTACAGTAGACACTGGGCTTGGTGTGGAAGTCAGGATATACTTCTGGGGCTTGAGATCAGTGTGGGGACAGTGGTGTGTGAATTCTTCATTGTACTTAGAGATGTAAGAGCAGCCATCCTGGGTTAGACTGATGGTCCATATCGTCCATCTAGCCCAGTAACTTGTTGGCAACCTGGGTGTATCTTAAACTTGTCCAGTTTCCTCTTGAATCCTTGCAGGCTCTCTTCACTCCTAGCGTTCTGTGCCATAGATCGGCTGCGTGCTGCATGAGGGACTACGGATTCTTCTTGAGCTCTGTGTGCAGCCAAGATGTTTCTCATTAGTTGGAAGGTATCCatggtctaaggagtctgggtaGCCATGTCTCTTACAACAGTGGCCCTCAACTGCCGTGCAGTTATGACAGCTCTCTTTAATGTGGGGATTAAGAATATTTTATCAGCCCCAAGAAAAACTCAAGCATAAGGATAAGTGGCAAATAGAGTAAGTGTTTATGTACAGAAAATGCAGACTGCATGTCAGCCTGCAGGCCTGCTACCAACTATGAAACAAGCTACATAGCAAGTTTCAGCTTTATCAAAAACCTGGATGCTCTCTGTGACGTCCTGGTGCTCTTCTCCCTCTGTCTAGTGTCCTTTTTGTTTACTTAATATCTTCCTGAGAGACTTTGAGTagtttcagacaaaaataaacaaaacctctTAGCATGCTCTGAAAACCAGGCATTGCCATGGTTCTTGCCTCCCAGGTGGAGAAATTTGGGATGGAGAGGTTCATTTACTGATCTTCAAACTTTAGGACACAGCAGAGTTGAGAATCCAGACTTCCTAACTCTGTCTGATCCCCGATTACTAAATTGCTGTTCGGTCTTGCCTTTTCCCAAGGGAATGCCAGCATATAACCTGCACAACATTGTAGCTATATTTCTCAATTGCAGTAATTGAACTAGATACTTTTGAGTATGTAGGCATGTGTTAATTGCTATCTGGGGAGCAGgactgtgtttgtttgtttgcttgttttcccttAGTTTTGTTGaaggcaaaaattaaatattcGGCTTTTCAGTTCTAAGCTGGCAAGCAGATACTGTGCTTAAACTGCTATGTTATTTTGCAAACCTTGGTTTGTACACTAACCCAAGCATGCTGTCATGCCTATTcacactgttttttttctataaatgcaCAATATTGAGCATTTGTAAACAagagaaaatgtgattttcataCCTTTACCTTGAGAGCTGAATGGCTCATGCTGTTTCTCTCTGGCTGAAGCATGGTGTTCTTCTACACATCAAATGTGGGACTGGGCTGGCAGTAGCTGAACAACCTATTGTCCAGTGGCAGACTGTCCTCCTTTACTACAGAGGTAGTACTGTTCTTTgcacttcttttcctcttttgtatGTGAGACCATTTTCCTCCCCAGTGTTATCAGGAAAAGATCGGTGAGTGTCACCAACTGGCTGCTTATACATGAGTGTGAAACAACAGATAAACAAGGCCTCTGACATAGCAAATGAAGAGATGCAAGGTTTAAACACCCTACCTCGCTGCTGTAAAAGTTCCTTGGCTTTATTCAAGGGCTTTACCTGAATGTTTAACATGCAAAACGGAATCAAAGGCTGCCATTTAAAGCCCAGATGAAATAGTTTAAAATTAGACAGGTAGCATATAAGAGTTGCGGACTGTCCTACTAGTTTTGTGCGCTCTGTACTGCCTTCCCCTTCTGCTTTCAGCAAGATGCTGGAGAATTTTGGAAGTGTAGTTGCCTAACTGTAGCTGGAAGCCCTTAGGGAGCAAAAATGTCTAGACCCCACTGTTCCCAAATGATAACTGGTCTGCTGTGAAGATGTGAGATCCCTTTGGTGTTTATATTTTATAATGGCTCTTGTTATTGCACAAACAGCCAGCTGGCATGGGATTCAGTGATGACTAGTAGGTATATACATAAATGATAATTAATGCTGCAATAGACTTTCCCTAGCCCAGCAGGATGTTGTCCTGTTCCTAATCCACCCAGGTATGCTTGCTGAATTCCTTCTGCACACTGAATATAGTCTGGTGATTCAGAGACTTGGCTGGATCTCCTGCTGGAACAGATCGGTGCACCTCTGAGGTTGGAACCATGATGACTGACACCAGCTAATATCTAGCTCATGAAGTACACCTTCATTAAAAGGTGCTGCACAAAAATGGTGTGATTCAAGGACCTGGTAATGTTCTTTCTGGAGAAATCAGAACAGATGGGATCAGAGAGGTAAGAGTTGCAGAAGCAGCATGTCAGCAGCACAGAGAAGCTCGTTTGAACCTTGGGGCATGAAGAATTTGATGCTAAATATACAGTGTTCACCATGGTCTGCATTCCTCTGCATCTGGTGGGtgttttcctcctctgtcagtATTTCACTAGGTGTAACTATTAATGTGGCGGTCTGATTCTTTTCTCTAAGTTTTCCTCAGTTTTACAATTTCTGATCTAGGAATAGATTCCAGCTCTGTACTTGCCAGGGTTAGCAATATGTAGCTGGATCTATAACAGCTATTTAAATTATCTTGTACTGTGAACAGCTGGATAATCatgaatactaaaaaaaaaaaatactaaaacaaaaacaaaaaacccccaccactTTGGCTTCTAAATAAGCTGGAGGTTAATGGGTTAATGTGGACTTAAGCTCTGCCTTTTTTGCGCAGTCTGTGTTCAaaccccctgctccccccactcCTCCCCtcaaaatgtgaaagaaatcAGATTTTACTCTGGACTGCACagctttaattcatttttagtACTGAAGGAACATTAGATTGAAAAAGGATTTTGGAATATTGTCACTGTTTACTTAGCATTGGAACAATAATTCAGTGCAAGTCAACCAGCCTCCTCAAAAGCCAACTTTGATGTTTACTGCACCCCAGTCGAGTAATCTTCTGTGTTCCCTGGGTTTCAGCAAATACTGTCGTTCCCTGAAGCTGGGCATCTCGTACGAGATCCAGGAGCCATCTAAAATGTTGAGGGAGTGGATCTCAAAGATGGATGTAGCCTGGGGCTGATGGACAATCACCAGTGCGCTCCAACGTTTGTCCTTGGAGCTCATCTCTTTTGCAGAGCGGAATCTTGAGGAAGCAGAATTCTCCAGTGGTAAACAGCAAAAATGTAGGAAAGGTTGAATTTTAACCGATTCTGGCATTATTGAACGTGGCAGTTATCACAGCCATTACTGTGCATTTCTGAGAAACTGTGTTCTCCTATGGAGATAGGGATTTGCTAAAACATCCCTTCTTTCAAAGTTAATAAAGAAGGTTTCATTTCTGCCCACCTAGAGGAGCCTGAAAATGCCAGTAATTGTGTATTGTGCACATGTGGTAGGAAATAAATGGAGGAGGATACTTTATGATCTATTGCAATGGGATTTATAAGGATTGTATATTGTAGCAATAGGAGGAAATGTATTCACATGACTTTCAGATGATCTGTGTTGTTTACTCATGACCTGGTAATGCAGCCACTTCAGAACTGTGCTGCTAAAACACATTTGCTGTGCTGCTCCATATTCTCCCATCATATACTGGTGCAGAGCTTCTAAGCACAGGCACCGGGAGTGCTCCTGCTACAATGGGTTGCACTCTGTAGTATATCTTACTAACTAGAGAAGTACTTTAACAAGCCTTAACTCTTTGCCTGGTTTAAACCATGTAGCTCTTTGTCTTGGGAAAGGCATAACTGTTGCAAATATGACTTAATGTATTCTTGTGACATTGAATCATGACACGCTATGATTATGAGCAAGTTGTGTATATCGGTCCATAGCAGAGCTTAACATGAACTGGCCCCACTAGGCCTTCTCTGCATAATGTAAAAAGACTACCTACCTAGAAGTAGTCAATCAGTTTTCCTTTAGCATCTCTAAGCTATGATCAGGCCCTGGAAACAGCACTGACATTCAACAGCTAACTTCTTTCATCTCTAGTGGAATTTTGCACTGCCTTTCTGAATTTTGCCTGCACCTTCAGTGGCTACTCAAAGGGACTGTGTAACTATGTCCTTAAAGGGCAAACCAAATGAAATTTCTCCAACAGTGATACAATGCCAGGCAGAAGGACTCATTTGTAGGATTACATGGCAAGACCTGACAGATTTGCTGAGACCCAGCCACTTTTGGAGGTCAGGATAGTCTcccctttttaaaaagtattggtGTCCCAAGTAATTGGGGTTCTTGAAGGTAATCTAGCTGCCTTTTTCCACTGGATAGAATTGCACTGTTTCATGCAGGGCTGCAGGTCAGGGTGGTCACTGCTGCATTTGTAACAGTGCCCCTGGAAGCTCTTGTCTTCATAAGAAATGATCTGCAATACAAACATTTGCAAAGACTCATAGCCCATCCCAGTGTATGTGTCAGAGCAGGATACTGGCAAACTGGGGCTTCCTCTTACCTTTCCCATTTTTGGCAGCTCACTGAGGTGAAAGCTGAGAGCTGTGAGGAAACACAGCAGTTGCTTTTATATACTGTAGTCCTAATGCTGCATCTGCAAAAACACAAAAGGGGCCTGTTTTGAGCTCTGGGTGGATTTCATGTTTTGTCTTTATTGTAATCTGTGGCGCTTACTGTATTTACCATATGGaactctttctctcccctttcctcccctttttggGCTGCTTTTGCTGATATTGAGTACAAAGGAATTGTATAATTGAGTGGGCTGTGCTTTCAGCTGGGG
It includes:
- the LOC112979100 gene encoding LOW QUALITY PROTEIN: gamma-crystallin B-like (The sequence of the model RefSeq protein was modified relative to this genomic sequence to represent the inferred CDS: inserted 1 base in 1 codon; substituted 1 base at 1 genomic stop codon) produces the protein MAKITSFEDKNFEGCPYEVTTGQPDLCAHLNCCNSVKVENSCXMINEHPSYVGHQYFLRKGEYPDYQQWMGFSDSIGSYCIIAAPQKHSWLQIYDKNDFGGRMLEFMDDCSSLQEDFHYSDFQLCNVLAGSWIFYEKPHFHGQQYLLKXGEYRQLTDWGSTTAKVGSFQPTVDIS